A part of Halobacillus shinanisalinarum genomic DNA contains:
- a CDS encoding UDP-N-acetylmuramoyl-tripeptide--D-alanyl-D-alanine ligase — protein MFTVKELTKVFPEYRGAANDSILIRGTMTDTRQEVKQSLFVPIVGESFDAHQFLMEAIKQGAVAALWQNDRSLPEAIPTEFPILFVDDTTAALQQTARFYLNKVAPTVIGVTGSNGKTTTKDLTASILQVKYKTHKTAGNYNNHIGLPLTILAMPLDTEVVVLEMGMNRLGEISLLSKLAQPDHVIITNIGESHIEYLGSRENIARAKLEILDGWTERGLFVFDGDEPLLTPYMSRSSGVACGFSEAASKPIQHIEMTDDDSFFKLDSVPYHIPMSGRHNIKNASYVIAIATFLGLTSEEINQGFNQLEMSGMRFEKHEGKQGALIINDAYNASPTSMKAVIEVVCHLKDKKNKVLVLGDIFELGDHAADLHASVASAITEQINTVYTIGEHAGMITSALKDNYPGIESKHFQTKQSLSDQLQDKLTSETVVLLKASRGMKLEEIMKDLTN, from the coding sequence ATGTTTACAGTAAAGGAATTAACTAAAGTCTTTCCTGAGTATAGAGGAGCAGCCAATGACTCCATTCTTATCCGTGGTACGATGACTGATACCCGACAAGAAGTGAAACAAAGTTTATTTGTTCCGATTGTAGGGGAGTCCTTTGATGCTCATCAGTTTTTAATGGAGGCGATTAAACAAGGAGCTGTAGCAGCGCTTTGGCAAAATGATCGTTCTCTGCCAGAGGCAATACCTACTGAGTTTCCCATACTTTTCGTTGATGATACGACAGCTGCCCTCCAGCAGACAGCAAGATTTTATTTAAATAAAGTTGCACCGACAGTGATCGGTGTGACCGGTTCAAATGGGAAAACAACGACGAAGGACTTAACAGCATCCATCCTTCAAGTCAAGTATAAAACACATAAAACTGCAGGAAACTATAATAATCATATCGGCTTACCTCTGACGATCCTTGCAATGCCGCTCGATACAGAGGTGGTTGTCCTTGAGATGGGGATGAATAGGCTTGGAGAAATCTCCTTGTTATCAAAACTTGCCCAGCCCGACCATGTGATTATTACAAATATTGGTGAATCCCACATTGAATACTTGGGCTCACGTGAAAATATAGCTAGAGCTAAATTAGAAATATTAGATGGCTGGACCGAGCGAGGATTGTTTGTATTTGATGGGGATGAGCCGTTGCTTACTCCCTATATGTCACGATCTTCAGGTGTCGCTTGTGGTTTTTCTGAAGCAGCATCTAAACCCATTCAGCACATAGAAATGACGGATGATGACAGCTTTTTCAAATTAGATAGCGTTCCCTATCATATCCCGATGTCAGGAAGGCATAACATTAAAAATGCATCATATGTTATAGCTATTGCGACTTTTTTAGGTCTTACTTCAGAAGAGATTAATCAGGGATTTAATCAGTTAGAAATGTCAGGGATGCGGTTTGAAAAGCATGAGGGTAAGCAGGGGGCGTTGATTATCAATGATGCCTATAATGCTTCACCAACTTCAATGAAAGCTGTCATTGAAGTCGTTTGTCATTTGAAAGACAAGAAAAATAAAGTGCTCGTACTTGGGGATATCTTTGAGTTAGGGGATCATGCCGCCGACTTGCATGCCAGTGTGGCTTCCGCCATAACGGAACAAATCAATACGGTTTATACCATTGGTGAACATGCTGGCATGATTACGAGTGCACTTAAAGATAATTATCCCGGAATAGAATCTAAGCATTTTCAAACAAAACAATCATTGAGTGATCAGCTTCAGGATAAACTAACATCAGAGACCGTTGTATTACTTAAAGCTTCGCGTGGAATGAAACTTGAAGAAATAATGAAAGATTTAACGAACTGA